Proteins co-encoded in one uncultured Draconibacterium sp. genomic window:
- a CDS encoding site-specific integrase, whose amino-acid sequence MKNQEAKREYLTLKELKIIKEKDIEINRLRIVRDIFLFACYTGLSYVDIAKLNASHIQKGVDGDDWIIIDRTKTSTRCRIPLLDVPRKIIKQYTNYPVCEQKGLLLPVLTNQRMNSYLKELADICNIKKNLTMHVARHSFATSVTLNNGIPIETVSKMLGLLQ is encoded by the coding sequence GTGAAGAATCAGGAAGCAAAAAGAGAATATCTTACACTTAAGGAATTGAAAATTATAAAAGAAAAGGACATTGAAATAAATAGATTAAGAATCGTTCGTGATATCTTTTTGTTCGCTTGCTATACTGGTTTATCTTACGTTGATATTGCCAAGTTAAATGCAAGCCATATACAGAAAGGAGTAGATGGTGATGATTGGATTATTATAGATAGAACAAAAACATCTACCAGATGTAGAATTCCCTTATTGGATGTTCCAAGGAAAATAATTAAACAATACACGAATTATCCGGTATGTGAGCAGAAAGGATTACTTTTGCCTGTGTTAACCAACCAACGCATGAATAGTTATTTAAAAGAGCTGGCTGACATTTGTAACATCAAAAAGAACCTTACAATGCATGTAGCCAGACATTCATTCGCAACTTCAGTTACTTTAAATAATGGAATTCCGATTGAAACTGTTTCAAAGATGTTAGGCCTACTTCAATAA
- the tnpA gene encoding IS200/IS605 family transposase, translating into MAKYRKLSHTVYHCNFHVVFVPKYRYRILESKVKDIVDHKIRQVCEWNDVEIEEMNIQADHVHLLISIPPKRSVSEIMGIIKGKSAIHLFKTRKRLNEKPYWGNHFWARGYFVTTVGVDEELIRRYIQHQEKEEKKRENESQDYRLF; encoded by the coding sequence ATGGCAAAGTACCGAAAACTATCGCATACCGTTTATCACTGTAATTTTCACGTGGTCTTTGTACCCAAGTATCGTTACCGTATTTTGGAAAGCAAAGTGAAAGACATTGTAGACCACAAGATTCGTCAGGTCTGTGAGTGGAATGATGTTGAAATTGAGGAGATGAACATTCAGGCAGACCATGTTCATCTGCTGATAAGCATTCCCCCAAAGCGCTCCGTTTCTGAAATTATGGGAATTATAAAAGGGAAAAGCGCCATTCATCTGTTCAAGACGCGAAAACGGTTGAACGAGAAACCATACTGGGGCAATCATTTTTGGGCCCGTGGCTATTTTGTAACGACAGTTGGCGTAGATGAAGAGCTAATCCGGCGTTACATTCAGCATCAAGAAAAAGAAGAAAAGAAACGCGAAAACGAAAGTCAAGATTACCGCCTCTTTTAG